In Lodderomyces elongisporus chromosome 1, complete sequence, the DNA window AAATGAGTTTCCCGTTATTTGAAAATTCGAGCTTATTCCAAACTTGTTTGGGCATGCATGCTACTTGGCATTCTATAAATGGACCCATATCGTAGTTCTTAAGGTTGTACAAGCTGATTTTCCCGATCCTAGAACCATCCGTTAAAGAGGGGCCATTGCCTACTCCAACAACTATTCCTTGAGGGTCGTAGCCTGCTACAATATTATTACCAACACTTAAGCTCCCCGTTGGCGTTGATGCCTTGAGATCCCAAAACTTGATTGTTTTATCAAAACTTGTACTCATGAAGGTGTTTTGCAAAGGATTAACCTCAATATTGCTTACCTGGGCTTTATGGCCCTTAAAATATCTAATGTATTGGTTCGATGATAGTGACAAGTAGCGAATAGTGTCTTCGTTGGCCTCGGTGGTGCTCAATGGGTCCGGCGTCGACGCGTATAAACAATTGAGACCTTCGTGGGTAAATCTGGCCGAGTGCGCTCCATATTTTTGGGATTGAATGTCTTTGTAATGTACTCCTTTGTAACAATCGTATAGTTGAATTGACTTATCTACACCCGATGATATGAGGTATTGACCAGAATCGTCAAAGTCAAGAGAAGTAATTGAAGCACCATGATGGTAACTAAAGTATTTTGTCTCTCGACACGTACTTAGCGTGTCTTGCGAAATCTGCAACGATGATGAGCTAGAGCCGTTGGTAGTAGCATTAGTAACATTACTAGTCGTTGTTTTCTTGGACAATCCAATATGACTTTTGGGGCCATTCAGCGTTAAggacatttttttttttatatgaTTGAATTTCTTCCCCCCtcccaacaaaaaaaaaataatcttatttatttatatcgTGTAATTAAAAAGTACAGCTAATGTACCTGTGGATGTTTTCTTGTGCGTTATGCAAAAAATTCAATATCTTCTGCAATAATGCGGGAGCGGAAATAGTTAGTATCCACATCAGGATGtgtcaaaaacaaaatgtcCGACAATTTACATTGATTCACGACAATCAAGCAAtgtaattttcttttctgcttttCGATTCCTCCACTCGCGCTCAAAAATTTGATATCGCAACcaacattttttattaaagcAATTGGTGTGGAGTTGTATAAAGGAGGTGGGAGGAAGGAGGGGAGAggggagaaagagaaaggacTAACAGACACTGAAGTTCACCGTGATTATTAGTCAGCTAGTTTTTAGGAGAGAGGCAAATTGTGAAAATCTACTCCTTTAGACATGGAAAACCAATTCCTTATGTTCTACaccatacatatatacatatatatatatgtatatatatatacataacTCTTTATGTATTGTCCACTTCTATTATTCATAGTTTTTTAAATCTCCTATTTTCTGAATTCCTCTGTTGTGCtcaaatttatatttattttttatttattttattttagagcaaaaaaaaaaaaagaagaattagAGTGAAGGTCGGGAATAAACGCAATTCATGCTTTGATAAGATTCATAGTAGTTTAAAGTGAGCCTGAGCCTGAGCCTGAGCCTTAACCTGAGATCCACAAATACTTGATCACTCTATTTACAAGcgctccttttttttttggccaCCAATATCACCAATTCCTTTttaaaagtaaaacaagaaaaccACCActgcaatttttttaacaacCAATTATCTGAACACCTAACGCCAGCAATTGCATAACATCGACATAATCATTGCTCTTTCTGACCGCTATTTCGCaaatttattattaaaCAGCCATGAGTGAGCCACCGGTGCCTTTCAAAGTGAAAGCAATTTTTGAATACAAGTCCGACTATGAGGATGATCTTAGTTTCTCTGTCGGTCAAATAATTACCATTACTGCTATTGAGAATGATGAATGGTATAGTGGTGAATATGAGGGCAATTCTGGAATGTTTCCTAAGAATTTCGTAGAGATCCTAGCTACCCCACAAATACCAATTCTGAACAGACCGGCAAAGAAACACGCCACTACTTCTAGCACAGAGGAATCAAAATTACCAACTTCTGAAGTAGAATCGAAACCAGAGTCTATACC includes these proteins:
- the SWD2 gene encoding member of Set1p complex, histone methyl transferase, yielding MSLTSNGPKSHIGLSKKTTTSNVTNATTNGSSSSSLQISQDTLSTCRETKYFSYHHGASITSLDFDDSGQYLISSGVDKSIQLYDCYKGVHYKDIQSQKYGAHSARFTHEGLNCLYASTPDPLSTTEANEDTIRYLSLSSNQYIRYFKGHKAQVSNIEVNPLQNTFMSTSFDKTIKFWDLKASTPTGSLSVGNNIVAGYDPQGIVVGVGNGPSLTDGSRIGKISLYNLKNYDMGPFIECQVACMPKQVWNKLEFSNNGKLILISTDTCEHYILDAFSGKTLAIIRLTYRKDDRWMSTKYPYSGCCSFTPCGKYVLVGSPKHIIHIFNMADLKPNAEKPTIFSRSTEVLKSSHGVPKIVMFNPKLYTFASADTGVTLWQPQEE